One Candidatus Polarisedimenticolia bacterium genomic window carries:
- the era gene encoding GTPase Era, producing the protein MSDIHEGPAPSFGAAVPEGFRCGFVALAGRANVGKSTLLNRIVGAKLSIVSEVPQTTRFPVRGILHRPGLQVVFIDTPGIHKPRYRMNEEMVRLATRVLREVDLVVVLVDASEGLGPGDRFAFDLLKQSRSRCILVLNKLDLIQKEELLPQMEEAGRTGLFDEIVPVSAKTGENCDRLEAAVGARMPPGPPHFPEDMLTDLPQLQAIAELIREQVFIQTRQEVPHASAVMVELVETDPRGLVTIHATVVTDRESQKGILIGEGGRMMKAIGSAARRGLEEYLAARVHLSLWVKVKKNWRDDTALLRLIGLPVA; encoded by the coding sequence ATGAGCGACATTCACGAAGGCCCCGCACCCTCGTTCGGGGCGGCCGTTCCGGAGGGGTTCCGCTGCGGATTCGTGGCCCTGGCCGGACGGGCCAATGTCGGCAAGTCGACCCTGCTGAACCGCATCGTGGGCGCGAAGCTGTCCATCGTGTCCGAAGTGCCGCAGACCACGCGCTTCCCCGTCCGCGGCATCCTGCACCGACCCGGCCTCCAGGTGGTCTTCATCGACACGCCCGGCATCCACAAGCCGCGCTACCGCATGAACGAGGAGATGGTCCGGCTGGCCACGCGCGTCCTGAGGGAGGTGGATCTGGTGGTGGTCCTGGTCGACGCGTCCGAGGGGCTCGGACCGGGCGACCGGTTCGCATTTGATCTTTTGAAGCAGTCACGGTCGCGGTGCATCCTGGTCCTCAACAAGCTGGACCTGATCCAGAAAGAGGAGCTGTTGCCGCAGATGGAGGAGGCCGGGCGCACCGGTCTGTTCGACGAGATTGTCCCCGTGTCGGCCAAAACCGGCGAGAACTGCGATCGGCTGGAGGCGGCTGTCGGCGCGCGCATGCCGCCGGGTCCGCCCCACTTCCCCGAGGACATGCTGACCGATCTGCCTCAGCTTCAGGCGATTGCCGAGCTGATTCGCGAACAGGTGTTCATCCAGACCCGGCAGGAGGTGCCGCACGCTTCGGCCGTGATGGTCGAGCTGGTGGAGACGGACCCCAGGGGCCTGGTGACGATCCACGCCACGGTCGTGACCGATCGCGAGTCCCAGAAAGGGATCCTGATCGGCGAGGGAGGCCGCATGATGAAGGCGATCGGCTCGGCGGCGCGGCGCGGCCTGGAGGAGTACCTCGCCGCGCGCGTCCACCTGTCGCTCTGGGTCAAGGTCAAGAAGAACTGGCGCGACGACACCGCTCTCCTGCGTCTGATCGGGCTCCCGGTCGCGTAG
- the mgtE gene encoding magnesium transporter, translating into MKDTTVLLESVRKLLRRGATVHLLNMLLKVRPADLAEAFKSLDEQEKAAAFRLLAERAVPQAAALLGLIHPAHRADVLGGMGPEELARVLQRLPSDDVAEILSIGSQEDRDRILSLMQKETSEEIQELLEHEEDTAGRIMTTRFLALPESTSVQEAIACVQKAQEAEMVFYLYVVDAQGSLKGVLSLRRLLSVPPATALKDIMTSDVISARAETDQEEVARIVSQYDLLAVPVVDAENVLIGIVTIDDVVDVMREEATEDIYKLAGTSDEERLTRSTLKAARLRLPWLFAAFGGGLLGALVIRAYTPWIARAATLACFIPVVLGMGGNIGTQAATIMARGLSTGRISLRLVSEVIFKEIRIALLLGSIYGTLLGVAAVFLVGLRPAEGLAVGLSLWMSMGMAAVLGAVLPMILKSVHIDPAVATSPFVTTAVDLLGLLAFFGVAGPRLAGP; encoded by the coding sequence ATGAAAGACACCACCGTCCTCCTCGAATCGGTCCGCAAGCTCCTCCGCCGGGGGGCGACCGTCCACCTCCTCAACATGCTCCTGAAAGTCAGGCCCGCCGATCTCGCGGAGGCATTCAAGTCGCTCGACGAGCAGGAGAAAGCGGCCGCCTTCCGGCTTCTGGCCGAGCGCGCCGTGCCGCAGGCGGCCGCGCTTCTGGGACTGATTCACCCGGCGCACCGCGCGGACGTGCTGGGCGGCATGGGTCCGGAGGAGCTCGCGCGTGTCCTGCAGCGCCTGCCCTCCGACGACGTGGCCGAAATCCTGTCGATCGGGTCCCAGGAGGACCGCGATCGAATCCTGTCGCTGATGCAGAAGGAGACCTCCGAGGAGATCCAGGAGCTCCTGGAACACGAAGAGGACACGGCGGGGCGGATCATGACGACACGCTTCCTGGCCCTGCCGGAGTCCACCTCGGTGCAGGAGGCGATCGCCTGCGTGCAGAAGGCCCAGGAAGCGGAAATGGTCTTCTATCTCTACGTGGTGGACGCGCAGGGGAGCCTGAAGGGGGTCCTGTCCCTGCGCCGGCTTCTCTCCGTCCCTCCCGCGACCGCGCTCAAGGACATCATGACCTCCGACGTCATATCGGCCCGCGCGGAGACCGACCAGGAGGAGGTGGCGCGGATCGTGTCGCAATACGATCTCCTGGCCGTGCCCGTGGTGGACGCCGAGAACGTCCTGATCGGCATCGTCACGATCGACGACGTGGTCGACGTGATGCGCGAGGAGGCCACCGAGGACATCTACAAGCTGGCCGGGACGTCGGACGAGGAGCGACTCACCCGGTCGACGCTCAAGGCCGCGCGGCTCCGCCTGCCCTGGTTGTTCGCGGCCTTCGGGGGGGGGTTGCTCGGCGCGCTGGTGATCCGGGCGTACACGCCCTGGATCGCCCGGGCGGCAACCCTGGCCTGCTTCATCCCGGTGGTGCTGGGGATGGGCGGGAACATCGGCACGCAGGCCGCCACCATCATGGCCCGGGGGCTTTCCACCGGACGGATCTCGTTGCGCCTGGTCTCCGAGGTCATCTTCAAGGAGATCCGCATCGCGCTCCTGCTCGGGTCGATCTACGGCACGCTGCTGGGGGTCGCGGCGGTCTTCCTCGTGGGCCTCCGGCCGGCGGAGGGCCTGGCCGTGGGGCTGTCGCTCTGGATGTCGATGGGCATGGCGGCGGTCCTCGGCGCGGTCCTGCCGATGATCCTCAAGTCGGTCCACATCGATCCGGCCGTCGCGACCAGCCCCTTCGTGACGACCGCGGTCGACCTGCTCGGACTGCTGGCATTCTTCGGCGTGGCCGGGCCCCGCCTGGCGGGACCTTAG
- the ppdK gene encoding pyruvate, phosphate dikinase, protein MARRTIYFFGGGRAEGHGGMKEILGGKGAGLHEMTRIGLPVPAGFVISTEACGVFLAHGGEALRHGMGSELAKNLARLERITGRRFGDARDPLLVSVRSGAARSMPGMLETILNLGLNETTVVALAKRTGNARFAFDAYRRFLGAYGSVVFGLPRDPIEAFLLEAKAREGVRLDTELTAPALQEVCRRIETHIREGVGRPFPQDVDEQLWGAIEAVFKSWMAEKAVTYRRVERITGLPGTAVSVVQMVFGNLGETSGTGVCFTRDPNTGDKVLYGDLLINAQGEDVVAGIRTPMSIQKMKKRLPRAFRELERVRSILERHFRDMQDLEFTVEEGRLYMLQCRTGKRSPQAAFRMARDMAREGLIGRPEAVARVTPGDIERLFYPVLDPQIRRRDLQARLLATGIGAVPGAATGELVLTARDAEEAARAGRAAILVRRETSPEDVAGMHAARGILTATGGKTSHAAVVARGWGKTCVVGCEALSVDEERKQVRIGQRVLRPGDPLTLDGTEGVVYDGAFPLVRPELPDAYHEVMAWADALRRLGVRANVDTPYDARKAVEMGAEGIGLCRTEHMFFDSEERRLAIREMILAQDPEARERALARLQPFQRQDFEGIFEAMDGLPVTIRLIDPPLHEFLPHGAEEQGALAARLQLPIETVAQRVEQLKEANPMLGHRGCRVGLTYPEIVDMQVRAIMEAAVAVRRRGVKVLPEIMHPLIMDPKEFELLSRRTRLAADQVLASHRQAIPYLVGTMIEVPRAALLAEPIGRLADFFSFGTNDLTQMTMALSRDDSGRFLPDYVDEKRLGILADDPFQTLDREGVGELVLLAIERGRRGRPGLKIGICGEHGGEADSVRFCHRAGMDYVSCSPYRIPIARLAAAQAAIESRRPAASARSRARGAGRPGAGDGRRRTTPGGRQRGRRHPVAQA, encoded by the coding sequence ATGGCGCGCCGGACCATCTACTTTTTCGGGGGCGGGCGGGCGGAAGGCCACGGCGGGATGAAGGAGATCCTGGGCGGCAAGGGGGCCGGCCTGCATGAGATGACCCGCATCGGGCTGCCGGTGCCGGCCGGATTCGTCATCAGCACCGAGGCCTGCGGAGTCTTCCTGGCCCACGGCGGGGAGGCCCTGCGCCACGGCATGGGGTCGGAGCTCGCAAAAAACCTGGCGCGGCTGGAGCGTATCACCGGCCGACGCTTCGGGGACGCGCGCGATCCCCTCCTGGTCTCGGTGCGCTCGGGGGCGGCCCGCTCCATGCCGGGCATGCTCGAGACGATCCTGAACCTGGGACTGAACGAGACGACCGTGGTCGCGCTGGCGAAGCGCACCGGAAACGCGCGGTTCGCCTTCGATGCGTACCGCCGCTTCCTGGGAGCCTATGGCAGCGTCGTGTTCGGCCTGCCGCGCGATCCGATTGAGGCGTTTCTCCTGGAGGCGAAGGCGCGGGAGGGGGTGCGACTCGACACCGAGCTGACCGCGCCGGCGCTCCAGGAGGTCTGCCGCCGAATCGAGACGCACATCAGGGAGGGCGTCGGCCGGCCTTTTCCCCAGGACGTGGACGAGCAGCTCTGGGGCGCCATCGAGGCGGTGTTCAAGTCCTGGATGGCGGAAAAGGCGGTGACCTACCGGCGGGTCGAGCGCATCACGGGCCTCCCCGGCACCGCCGTGAGCGTCGTGCAGATGGTGTTCGGCAATCTGGGGGAGACTTCGGGCACCGGCGTGTGCTTCACCCGGGACCCGAACACCGGCGACAAGGTGCTTTATGGCGACCTCCTGATCAACGCGCAGGGAGAGGACGTGGTGGCCGGGATCCGGACGCCGATGTCGATTCAGAAGATGAAGAAGCGACTGCCCCGGGCCTTCCGGGAGCTCGAGCGGGTGCGGTCCATCCTGGAGCGCCACTTTCGCGACATGCAGGACCTGGAATTCACCGTCGAGGAAGGACGGCTCTACATGCTCCAGTGCCGCACCGGCAAGCGCTCGCCGCAGGCCGCCTTCAGGATGGCCAGGGATATGGCCAGGGAAGGGCTCATCGGGCGGCCGGAGGCGGTCGCGCGCGTGACCCCGGGGGACATCGAGCGCCTGTTCTATCCGGTGCTCGATCCGCAGATCAGGCGGCGCGACCTGCAGGCCCGCCTCCTGGCGACCGGCATCGGGGCGGTCCCCGGGGCGGCGACGGGAGAGCTGGTCCTGACGGCACGCGACGCGGAGGAGGCGGCGCGTGCAGGGCGCGCCGCGATCCTGGTGCGGCGCGAGACCTCGCCGGAGGACGTCGCCGGCATGCATGCGGCCAGGGGAATCCTGACGGCGACGGGCGGCAAGACCTCGCACGCGGCGGTCGTGGCGCGCGGCTGGGGAAAGACCTGCGTGGTCGGCTGCGAGGCGCTGTCGGTCGACGAGGAGCGGAAACAGGTCCGGATTGGCCAGCGGGTGCTGCGGCCGGGCGACCCTCTCACTCTGGACGGCACGGAGGGCGTGGTCTACGACGGGGCGTTTCCGCTGGTGCGGCCCGAGCTTCCCGACGCCTATCACGAGGTCATGGCGTGGGCCGACGCCCTCAGGCGGCTCGGAGTGCGGGCCAATGTCGACACGCCGTATGATGCCCGCAAGGCGGTGGAGATGGGCGCGGAGGGGATCGGTCTGTGCCGCACCGAGCACATGTTCTTCGACAGCGAGGAGCGCCGGCTCGCGATCCGCGAGATGATCCTGGCCCAGGACCCGGAGGCGCGCGAGCGCGCTCTGGCGCGCCTCCAGCCGTTCCAGCGGCAGGACTTCGAGGGGATCTTCGAGGCTATGGACGGTCTCCCGGTGACCATCCGGCTCATCGATCCGCCCCTGCACGAGTTCCTGCCCCACGGCGCGGAGGAGCAGGGGGCCCTGGCGGCCCGGCTGCAGCTGCCGATCGAGACGGTGGCCCAGCGCGTCGAGCAGCTCAAGGAGGCGAACCCGATGCTCGGGCACCGGGGCTGCCGCGTCGGTCTCACCTACCCGGAGATCGTCGACATGCAGGTGCGCGCCATCATGGAGGCGGCCGTGGCGGTGCGCCGTCGCGGTGTCAAGGTCCTGCCCGAGATCATGCACCCTCTGATCATGGACCCGAAGGAGTTCGAGCTCCTGTCCCGGCGCACGCGCCTGGCGGCCGATCAGGTCCTCGCCAGCCACCGACAGGCCATCCCGTACCTGGTCGGCACCATGATCGAAGTGCCGCGCGCCGCGCTGCTGGCGGAGCCGATCGGCCGTCTCGCAGATTTCTTCTCGTTCGGCACGAACGACCTCACCCAGATGACCATGGCGTTGTCGCGCGACGACTCCGGGCGCTTCCTGCCCGACTATGTGGACGAGAAGCGGCTCGGAATCCTCGCGGACGATCCGTTCCAGACGCTCGACCGGGAGGGGGTCGGGGAGCTGGTGCTCCTGGCCATCGAGCGCGGACGCCGGGGCCGTCCGGGCCTGAAGATCGGCATCTGTGGCGAGCATGGCGGGGAGGCGGACTCGGTCCGTTTCTGCCACCGCGCCGGAATGGACTACGTGAGCTGTTCGCCCTACCGCATCCCGATCGCGCGGCTGGCGGCGGCGCAGGCCGCCATCGAGTCGCGGCGTCCGGCGGCGTCCGCGCGGAGCCGGGCGAGGGGCGCCGGTCGCCCCGGAGCCGGGGACGGGCGGCGCAGGACAACCCCCGGCGGGAGGCAGCGTGGTCGTCGGCATCCTGTCGCGCAGGCGTAG
- the recO gene encoding DNA repair protein RecO, translating to MRETEAMVLRSHPLGESDRIVTFLTRSSGKVRGVAKGARRSRRRFGSNLEPLSRVRLSYFEREGAELARIEGAELLESFYRLQEDPERGAVLACMAEVADAFAREQQEDEPYFRLLHTVLRAVRDGLDLGLGARYFEIWTLRLHGVLPPLAVCSSCGSDLATQGGVFHRREGGVACRRCVPGATAGSVALSREALVTVASILRESPAALIGRAVAPRALQPLQAFAEALFLDLTERRFKSYDVLRALRGARH from the coding sequence ATGAGGGAGACCGAGGCGATGGTGCTGCGGTCGCACCCGCTCGGCGAATCGGACCGCATCGTGACCTTCCTGACCCGCTCCTCGGGCAAGGTCCGCGGCGTGGCCAAGGGGGCCCGCAGGAGCCGCCGTCGCTTCGGGAGCAATCTCGAGCCCTTGAGCCGTGTGAGGCTGTCGTACTTCGAGCGCGAGGGGGCCGAGCTGGCGCGCATCGAGGGGGCGGAGCTTCTCGAGTCGTTCTACCGGCTTCAGGAAGATCCCGAGCGCGGCGCGGTCCTGGCCTGCATGGCGGAGGTCGCCGACGCCTTCGCACGCGAGCAGCAGGAGGACGAGCCGTACTTCCGGCTCCTGCATACCGTCCTCCGGGCCGTCCGGGACGGCCTTGATCTCGGCCTGGGGGCGCGCTACTTCGAGATCTGGACGCTGCGGCTGCACGGAGTCCTGCCGCCCCTGGCGGTGTGCTCGTCGTGCGGATCGGATCTGGCCACGCAGGGGGGTGTGTTTCACCGCCGGGAAGGGGGGGTGGCCTGCCGGCGCTGCGTGCCCGGAGCCACGGCCGGCAGCGTCGCCTTGTCGAGGGAGGCGCTCGTGACGGTGGCCTCGATTTTGAGGGAATCGCCCGCGGCGTTGATTGGACGGGCGGTCGCTCCCCGGGCGCTGCAGCCGCTCCAGGCGTTTGCCGAGGCGCTGTTCCTCGATCTCACGGAGCGGCGCTTCAAGAGCTACGATGTCCTGCGCGCGTTGCGCGGGGCCCGGCACTAA
- the glyS gene encoding glycine--tRNA ligase subunit beta, giving the protein MTSRSGPVFLLEIGTEEIPARMIEGALRDLAKGLFAELGAARLVPDSGFSLAGNLETFGTPRRLAVRVRDLRARQPDVLQEITGPPVGAAYDAAGRPTRAAEGFARAQGVDVSALERLRTPKGECVGVRRKASGLPAEEVLALKVPPVVAALAFPKTMRWGTGEHRFVRPIHWVVALLDRRVVDMTLCGVRSGHRTRGHRLAGSGWITLADPSVYVEVLRDHLVVAPVEARRSAIQASLREAATAAGSRIASPPGAPAGTEGDAELLEEVTQSVECPLVITGEFDAGYLDLPREILVTALRHHQKSFALEGRQGGLQNRFLAIADTRDDPKGAIRRGNEWVLRARLADARFFWDEDRKAPLGAHAATLDRITFHEKLGSYARKVDRMITLAGSILPAFERSGRPVDGGAAREALRLCKADLTTQMVKEFPELQGIVGGLYARADGAPESTAAAIDDQYLPRGAEDPLPRTPEAAIVSLADRLDTQAGIFLLGIVPTGSRDPYGLRRSVLGTCRILIEMKIHLSLAGLIERALAGYRDLSIEGAVGAGEAKAALLEFYRGRLEHLGEAISPRADTVRAALAAGMDDPYDLRLRLEALHVLRRESGFLILALAHKRIKNILKDRKVGPPDGALFQDEAERALDRALRQAVPLIETAQERADHLAALRAIERLGPHLDRFFAEVLVMAEDPRLRDNRLGLLREIGGLLLRVADFSEMAVEDEPAPRGTSPGRDAARGNEAEA; this is encoded by the coding sequence ATGACGTCCCGGTCCGGGCCGGTCTTCCTGCTCGAAATCGGCACCGAAGAGATCCCCGCCAGGATGATCGAAGGGGCCCTGCGGGACCTGGCGAAGGGGCTGTTCGCCGAGCTCGGCGCCGCGCGACTCGTGCCCGATTCGGGATTCTCGCTAGCCGGGAACCTCGAAACGTTCGGGACCCCAAGGCGCCTGGCGGTGCGCGTCCGCGATCTGCGGGCGCGGCAGCCGGACGTCCTCCAGGAGATCACGGGCCCGCCGGTCGGGGCGGCGTATGACGCCGCGGGCAGGCCGACCCGCGCCGCCGAAGGCTTCGCGCGGGCCCAGGGGGTCGACGTGTCCGCCCTGGAGCGGCTCCGGACACCGAAGGGGGAATGCGTGGGCGTGCGCCGGAAGGCGAGCGGGCTCCCGGCGGAGGAGGTGCTGGCCCTCAAGGTTCCCCCGGTCGTGGCCGCGCTGGCCTTTCCGAAGACGATGCGCTGGGGCACCGGGGAGCACCGGTTCGTCCGGCCGATCCATTGGGTCGTCGCTCTCCTCGATCGGCGCGTGGTGGACATGACCCTGTGCGGCGTCCGATCGGGACATCGCACCCGCGGGCACCGCCTGGCGGGATCGGGGTGGATCACGCTGGCCGACCCGTCCGTGTACGTCGAGGTTCTGCGCGACCACCTGGTGGTGGCTCCGGTCGAGGCGCGGCGGAGCGCCATCCAGGCGAGCCTGCGGGAAGCCGCGACGGCCGCCGGGTCGCGGATCGCGTCTCCCCCCGGGGCGCCCGCGGGGACCGAGGGGGACGCGGAGCTCCTGGAGGAGGTCACCCAGTCCGTGGAGTGTCCGCTGGTCATCACGGGAGAATTCGACGCCGGCTACCTCGATTTGCCGCGGGAGATCCTGGTGACGGCGCTGCGTCACCATCAGAAGTCGTTTGCCCTCGAGGGCCGGCAGGGAGGCCTGCAGAACCGCTTCCTGGCAATCGCCGACACGCGGGACGATCCGAAGGGAGCCATCCGGAGGGGAAACGAATGGGTGCTGCGCGCCCGGCTGGCGGACGCCCGCTTCTTCTGGGACGAGGACCGGAAGGCGCCGCTCGGGGCTCACGCCGCCACCCTGGACCGGATCACGTTCCACGAGAAGCTGGGATCCTACGCCCGCAAGGTCGACCGCATGATCACCCTGGCCGGGTCGATCCTGCCGGCCTTCGAGCGCTCCGGGCGGCCGGTGGACGGCGGGGCGGCCCGGGAGGCGCTGCGGCTGTGCAAGGCCGATCTGACCACGCAGATGGTGAAGGAGTTCCCCGAGCTCCAGGGAATCGTCGGAGGCCTCTACGCCCGGGCCGATGGGGCCCCGGAGAGCACGGCGGCGGCGATCGACGATCAGTACCTGCCGCGCGGAGCGGAGGACCCGCTGCCGCGTACGCCGGAAGCCGCCATCGTGTCGCTCGCCGACCGTCTCGACACGCAGGCCGGGATCTTCCTCCTGGGAATCGTGCCCACCGGATCGCGCGACCCGTACGGCCTGCGGCGCTCGGTCCTCGGGACATGCCGCATCCTGATCGAGATGAAGATCCATCTTTCGCTCGCCGGCCTGATCGAACGGGCTCTCGCGGGCTACCGGGACCTTTCCATCGAGGGGGCGGTGGGCGCAGGCGAGGCGAAGGCGGCCCTCCTGGAGTTCTACCGGGGCCGGCTCGAGCATCTGGGGGAGGCGATCTCGCCGCGCGCGGACACGGTGCGCGCCGCGCTCGCGGCCGGGATGGACGATCCGTACGACCTGCGTCTCCGCCTCGAGGCGCTCCACGTCCTGCGCCGGGAGTCCGGCTTCCTCATCCTGGCCCTGGCGCACAAGCGCATCAAGAACATCCTCAAGGACCGCAAGGTCGGGCCCCCCGACGGGGCCCTGTTTCAGGACGAGGCGGAGCGGGCATTGGACCGGGCCCTCAGGCAGGCCGTGCCGCTGATCGAGACCGCTCAGGAACGGGCCGACCATCTGGCGGCCCTGCGCGCCATCGAACGTCTGGGCCCCCATCTCGATCGCTTCTTCGCCGAGGTGCTGGTCATGGCCGAGGACCCGCGGCTCCGGGACAACCGGCTGGGACTGCTGCGGGAAATCGGCGGGCTGCTCCTGCGCGTCGCCGACTTCTCCGAGATGGCGGTGGAGGACGAGCCGGCGCCCCGGGGGACGTCTCCCGGGAGGGACGCGGCGAGAGGCAACGAGGCGGAAGCCTGA
- a CDS encoding glycine--tRNA ligase subunit alpha — protein sequence MALNFQQLILALQAFWAGEGAVVQQPYDVEVGAGTMHPDTFFRVLGPEPWRAAYCSPSRRPVDGRYGQNPFRVYRHYQFQVVLKPSPPDVQEIYLRSLAAFGIEPREHDIRFDEDNWESPTLGAAGVGWQVLMDGMEISQFTYFQQAGGIELTPITAEITYGSERIAMFLNGVANVFDLEWAPGVSYGDVRRQEEIEFSRHNFESADVPLLNRLFEQYETEGHRLLKLGLVLPSYDYALRCSHTFNVLEARGAISVTERTGFIQRVRRLAVACARDYLKAREKLGFPLLKSPAGEGPRP from the coding sequence ATGGCGCTCAACTTCCAGCAGCTGATCCTGGCGCTGCAGGCATTCTGGGCGGGGGAAGGCGCCGTGGTGCAGCAGCCGTACGATGTGGAGGTGGGGGCCGGGACGATGCACCCGGACACGTTCTTCCGCGTCCTCGGCCCGGAGCCGTGGCGCGCGGCCTACTGCTCGCCGTCACGCCGTCCGGTGGACGGCCGCTACGGGCAGAACCCCTTCCGCGTCTACCGGCATTACCAGTTCCAGGTGGTCCTCAAGCCGTCCCCGCCCGACGTGCAGGAGATCTACCTCCGTTCCCTGGCCGCGTTCGGCATCGAGCCGCGCGAACACGACATCCGCTTCGACGAGGACAACTGGGAGTCTCCGACCCTGGGGGCGGCGGGAGTCGGCTGGCAGGTGCTGATGGACGGGATGGAGATCAGCCAGTTCACCTATTTCCAGCAGGCGGGCGGTATCGAGCTGACCCCGATCACCGCCGAGATCACCTACGGTTCGGAGCGCATCGCCATGTTCCTGAACGGCGTGGCGAACGTCTTCGACCTGGAATGGGCGCCGGGGGTCTCCTATGGCGACGTGCGCCGCCAGGAGGAGATCGAGTTCTCCCGGCACAACTTCGAGTCGGCCGACGTCCCCCTCCTCAACCGTCTGTTCGAGCAGTACGAGACCGAGGGCCACAGACTCCTGAAGCTCGGGCTGGTGCTGCCGTCCTATGACTACGCGCTCCGCTGCTCGCACACCTTCAACGTGCTGGAAGCCCGGGGGGCCATCAGCGTCACCGAGAGGACGGGATTCATCCAAAGAGTCAGGCGGCTGGCCGTCGCGTGCGCCCGGGACTACCTGAAGGCCCGGGAGAAGCTGGGTTTCCCGCTCCTGAAGTCGCCGGCAGGGGAGGGCCCGCGCCCATGA
- a CDS encoding RimK family alpha-L-glutamate ligase, translating to MVVGILSRRRSLYTTRRLVESVQKLGHEARVLNPLYCFLVLSRRAPETYYRGLEAPVLDLDVVLPRIGTSITEHGLAVVNQFDMMGVPLVNNSQPIARSRDKLRSLQLLSREGIDIPKTVMVSDPSQIHRALEIVGGPPAVLKVVKGTQGIGVILAETEQAALTVLETFWNLGMNILVQEFIEESEGRDIRALVVGDRVVTAMRRQAGIGEFRSNVHRGGTGTVVDLPENYRKAALEATRVMGLQVAGVDMLESQGGPKVLEINSSPGFEGLERWTGVDIAAAIIEFAVGFARAGRRRKKNEG from the coding sequence GTGGTCGTCGGCATCCTGTCGCGCAGGCGTAGCCTCTACACCACGCGCCGTCTGGTCGAGAGCGTCCAGAAGCTCGGCCACGAGGCGCGCGTCCTGAACCCGCTGTACTGCTTCCTGGTCCTCAGCCGCAGGGCCCCCGAGACCTACTACCGCGGCCTGGAGGCGCCGGTGCTCGACCTGGACGTCGTCCTGCCGCGGATCGGGACCTCCATCACCGAGCACGGGCTGGCGGTGGTGAACCAGTTCGACATGATGGGCGTGCCCCTGGTCAACAACTCGCAGCCGATCGCCCGCTCGCGCGACAAGCTGCGATCGCTTCAGCTCCTGTCGCGGGAAGGGATCGACATCCCCAAGACGGTCATGGTCAGCGACCCGTCCCAGATCCACCGCGCCCTCGAGATCGTCGGAGGCCCGCCGGCCGTTCTCAAGGTCGTGAAGGGAACGCAGGGGATTGGCGTCATCCTGGCGGAGACGGAGCAAGCCGCTCTCACCGTCCTCGAGACCTTCTGGAACCTCGGGATGAACATCCTGGTGCAGGAATTCATCGAGGAGTCGGAGGGACGCGACATCCGCGCGCTGGTGGTCGGCGATCGGGTGGTCACCGCGATGCGCCGGCAGGCCGGAATCGGCGAGTTCCGCTCCAACGTGCATCGCGGCGGGACCGGGACCGTGGTGGACCTCCCGGAGAACTACCGGAAGGCCGCCCTGGAAGCGACGCGCGTCATGGGGCTTCAGGTGGCCGGCGTCGACATGCTCGAATCGCAGGGCGGCCCCAAGGTCCTGGAAATCAACTCCTCGCCGGGGTTCGAGGGACTGGAGCGCTGGACCGGCGTGGACATCGCCGCCGCCATCATCGAGTTCGCCGTCGGGTTCGCGCGGGCAGGCCGGCGCCGGAAGAAGAACGAAGGGTAG
- a CDS encoding succinylglutamate desuccinylase/aspartoacylase family protein — MALRIGGKDVRRGTVEQIFLKVSEYYTSTPVNVPVTVIRGEERGPLVFLTAAIHGDELNGVEIVRRIMTGYTPRQLRGTLICVPVMNRVGFLTHTRYLPGRRDLNRYFPGDPKGNAAARYAHTLFKEIVGPSRYGVDLHTASVGRTNLPHVRADMSSKKVRRIARAFGTEIIIDSPGPPRTLRAAATTAGVATIIFEAGETFRFQRNMVSRGVAGVRNVLAALGMAGDTMREPRFRVIVKVSEWVRSVKGGIADILVRPGEIIYTGDEIASITNPFGREVSMVRSPLTGLIIGITTMPMVNPGDAICHVAKLEKTLATVENFCVTDSHGKKMLLA; from the coding sequence ATGGCGCTGCGCATCGGGGGGAAGGACGTCCGCCGCGGGACGGTGGAGCAGATCTTCCTCAAGGTCAGCGAGTACTACACCTCCACGCCGGTCAATGTCCCGGTGACCGTCATCCGTGGCGAGGAGCGCGGGCCCCTGGTGTTTCTGACGGCCGCCATCCACGGCGACGAGCTGAACGGCGTCGAGATCGTCCGCCGGATCATGACCGGCTACACGCCCCGGCAGCTCAGGGGGACCCTGATCTGCGTCCCGGTCATGAACCGCGTCGGGTTCCTGACCCACACGCGGTACCTGCCCGGGCGCCGGGACCTGAACCGGTACTTCCCCGGCGACCCGAAGGGGAACGCCGCCGCGCGCTACGCCCACACCCTGTTCAAAGAGATCGTGGGGCCGTCGCGGTACGGCGTGGACCTGCACACGGCCAGCGTGGGGCGCACCAACCTGCCGCACGTGCGGGCCGACATGTCGTCCAAGAAGGTGCGCCGGATCGCGCGCGCCTTCGGCACCGAGATCATCATCGATTCGCCCGGCCCGCCGCGCACGCTCCGCGCCGCCGCCACGACGGCAGGCGTGGCGACGATCATCTTCGAGGCGGGGGAGACCTTCCGTTTTCAGAGAAACATGGTGTCGCGCGGGGTCGCGGGTGTCCGCAATGTTCTGGCGGCGCTGGGCATGGCGGGCGACACGATGAGGGAGCCGCGCTTTCGAGTCATCGTGAAGGTGTCGGAATGGGTGCGCTCGGTGAAGGGCGGCATCGCCGACATCCTCGTCCGTCCGGGCGAGATCATCTACACCGGCGACGAGATCGCCTCGATCACCAATCCGTTCGGCCGCGAGGTCTCCATGGTCCGCTCCCCCCTGACCGGTCTCATCATCGGCATCACGACCATGCCGATGGTCAATCCGGGCGACGCCATCTGCCATGTGGCCAAGCTGGAGAAGACGCTCGCGACGGTGGAGAACTTCTGCGTCACCGATTCGCACGGCAAGAAGATGCTTTTGGCATGA